In Candidatus Mycalebacterium zealandia, one DNA window encodes the following:
- a CDS encoding adenosylcobalamin-dependent ribonucleoside-diphosphate reductase — protein MSLEKTGNGVTGKENGNIFELPKKSIPDDTVFRNEEKPDSPRLVVNEQTEEDLPKETIEAFGGDELRARVFYEKYALKDEDGTTVETLPEQMWKRVATEMASPEKTKELREEWTEKFNWLLSNFRFVPGGRILFGAGQTRRSTLLNCYFMPIKKDSIEGIFEWCKEAARTYSFGGGVGTDISVLRPKGAPVNNSAIHSTGAVSFMELLSTTTGTIGQAGRRGALMITIDVNHPDILDFLDIKNDQDRSQVKFANISVKVSDEFMKAVEEDGDFDLEYENKKVRMRKTVKAREIWKRLVKSAWASAEPGLIFWDAVKRYSPTEYGGMEVEGVNPCSEQALENYGNCCLGNINLSMFVKDEFTDDACVDWGNLDRSLSYSVRFLDNILDYNEKKHPLTFQTEASKLSRRIGVGFTGFGDMAAKLGKKYDSDEAIEFTDELFSHIKNTVYMSSAKLAEEKGTFPAYDPEKHFKSPFLDSLDTEVLEKAKQSGLRNACILTVPPVGSGSVLAGTSSGIEPIFALSYFRRSESLSKEQFKVYHPLVGSYMDTFNLSGEEDLPETFVTSHEIKPEFRVRMQATIQKHIDSCISSTVNLPNDISLEDVEKIYFQSWKTGCKGVTIYREGSREGILITEQQEQENKKNRDGEIPQATHPNLTSSLHPSKISAAEKKERPQVLKGFTEVVRTGHGNLYVTVNTVDEKPFEVFVQIGKSGYTTMADAEAIGRLASLGLRAGIEAKQIVEQLEGIGGASPVFSEGKLVMSIADAVAAVLKKHFCDGEDKVATQQFKDLSSHCPECDSASLAFESGCVTCRSCGYSKCG, from the coding sequence ATGTCTTTGGAAAAAACTGGGAACGGAGTAACGGGAAAAGAGAACGGCAACATATTTGAATTGCCGAAGAAGTCCATTCCGGACGATACGGTTTTCCGCAATGAGGAAAAACCCGACTCTCCAAGACTGGTTGTGAACGAGCAGACCGAGGAAGACCTCCCGAAAGAAACAATTGAGGCGTTCGGCGGAGACGAGTTGCGCGCGCGAGTGTTTTACGAGAAATACGCCCTGAAGGATGAAGACGGCACAACGGTTGAGACACTGCCGGAACAGATGTGGAAAAGGGTCGCGACCGAAATGGCGTCTCCCGAAAAGACAAAAGAACTTAGAGAGGAATGGACGGAGAAGTTCAACTGGCTTCTGTCAAACTTCCGTTTTGTTCCCGGAGGAAGAATCCTCTTCGGCGCCGGACAGACCAGGCGCTCAACACTTCTGAACTGCTACTTTATGCCCATCAAGAAAGACTCCATTGAGGGAATCTTTGAATGGTGCAAGGAAGCCGCGAGAACATACTCTTTTGGTGGCGGCGTCGGAACAGATATTTCCGTTCTAAGACCCAAAGGCGCGCCTGTTAACAACTCCGCGATTCACTCCACCGGAGCGGTCTCGTTCATGGAACTTCTCTCAACCACGACCGGCACAATCGGTCAGGCGGGAAGAAGGGGAGCTCTCATGATAACAATTGATGTCAACCACCCCGACATACTTGATTTTCTGGACATCAAAAATGATCAGGACAGGTCGCAGGTTAAATTCGCGAACATCTCAGTGAAGGTATCCGATGAGTTTATGAAAGCGGTTGAGGAAGACGGGGATTTTGATTTGGAATACGAAAACAAAAAAGTGCGGATGAGAAAAACCGTCAAAGCGAGAGAGATATGGAAGCGGCTGGTGAAATCAGCATGGGCTTCCGCAGAGCCGGGTCTTATCTTCTGGGATGCCGTAAAACGCTACTCACCAACCGAATACGGCGGAATGGAGGTTGAGGGAGTCAATCCTTGTAGCGAACAGGCTCTTGAAAATTACGGAAACTGCTGCCTTGGTAACATAAACCTCAGCATGTTCGTTAAAGACGAGTTCACCGATGACGCGTGCGTTGACTGGGGAAATCTTGACCGCTCGCTGTCATACTCCGTGCGTTTTCTGGACAACATACTGGACTACAATGAAAAGAAGCACCCGCTCACCTTCCAGACCGAAGCGTCTAAACTTTCAAGACGCATAGGGGTTGGCTTTACGGGTTTCGGCGACATGGCTGCCAAACTGGGCAAAAAGTATGACTCCGATGAAGCCATTGAGTTCACAGACGAACTTTTCAGCCACATCAAAAACACCGTTTACATGTCAAGCGCCAAGCTTGCCGAAGAGAAAGGGACCTTTCCGGCATACGACCCGGAAAAACACTTCAAAAGCCCGTTCCTTGACTCTCTTGACACCGAAGTGCTCGAGAAAGCCAAACAGAGCGGTTTGAGAAACGCCTGCATACTGACCGTTCCACCGGTTGGAAGCGGATCGGTTCTCGCGGGCACTTCAAGCGGCATTGAGCCCATATTCGCGCTCTCATACTTCAGAAGGTCCGAGTCTCTTTCAAAAGAGCAGTTCAAGGTCTATCACCCTCTGGTCGGCTCCTACATGGACACTTTCAATCTTTCCGGTGAAGAAGACCTGCCCGAAACCTTTGTAACTTCGCACGAAATCAAACCGGAATTCAGGGTGCGCATGCAGGCGACCATACAGAAACACATCGATTCATGCATATCCAGCACCGTCAACCTTCCAAACGACATATCGCTTGAAGATGTTGAGAAGATTTACTTCCAGTCATGGAAAACCGGTTGCAAAGGTGTAACCATTTACAGAGAAGGCTCCAGAGAGGGCATTCTGATTACCGAACAGCAAGAACAAGAAAATAAAAAAAATAGGGATGGGGAGATTCCACAAGCCACTCACCCCAACCTCACCTCGTCTCTTCATCCCTCTAAAATTTCTGCGGCTGAAAAAAAGGAAAGGCCGCAGGTTCTCAAAGGCTTCACCGAGGTTGTGCGCACGGGTCATGGCAACCTCTACGTTACGGTAAATACCGTTGACGAAAAACCGTTTGAAGTCTTTGTTCAAATAGGCAAATCAGGCTACACCACAATGGCGGACGCTGAGGCAATAGGGCGGCTCGCCTCTCTGGGCCTGAGAGCCGGAATAGAGGCCAAACAGATAGTTGAACAACTTGAAGGAATTGGCGGTGCGTCTCCGGTGTTCTCCGAAGGCAAGCTTGTCATGTCAATAGCGGATGCGGTCGCCGCGGTGCTGAAAAAACACTTCTGTGACGGTGAAGATAAAGTCGCCACGCAACAGTTCAAAGATCTGTCCAGCCACTGCCCTGAATGCGACAGCGCCTCACTGGCTTTTGAATCAGGATGCGTAACTTGTCGGTCATGCGGGTACTCAAAGTGTGGATAA
- the atpD gene encoding F0F1 ATP synthase subunit beta yields the protein MSGKIVQVIGPVIDVEFSEGKLPEIYGALKVTNPSVSSDEWNLVLEVVQQIGGNRVRCVAMDSTEGLQRGQEVVDTNEGITVPVGEKALGRLINVVGEPIDEAGPIECDERWPIHRPAPEFVDQSTKLELFETGIKVIDLLAPFLRGGKIGLFGGAGVGKTVLLMELINNVAKEYGGVSVFGGVGERTREGNDLWMEMKESGVLDNTGLVFGQMNEPPGARARVALTALTLAEYFRDAKNQDVLLFIDNIFRFTQAGSEVSALLGRTPSAVGYQPTLSTDLGELQERITSTVNGSITSVQAIYVPADDLTDPAPATTFAHLDGTIVLSRQLTELGIYPAVDPLDSTSRILEPKVVGEEHYRVARNVQEVLQRYKQLQEIIAILGMDELSEEDKITVSRARKMQRFLSQPFFVAQQFTGTPGQYVPIKDTIKAFNEILSGAMDDVPEQAFYMVGGIEEVREKASKMVA from the coding sequence ATGAGCGGAAAAATTGTTCAGGTTATAGGGCCCGTAATTGACGTTGAGTTTTCCGAGGGAAAACTGCCGGAGATTTACGGCGCCTTGAAGGTTACGAACCCGTCAGTCAGTTCCGATGAGTGGAATCTGGTGCTGGAGGTTGTTCAGCAGATAGGTGGAAACCGTGTTCGTTGCGTGGCGATGGATTCCACGGAGGGACTTCAGAGGGGGCAAGAGGTGGTTGACACCAACGAGGGGATAACCGTTCCGGTCGGCGAAAAGGCGCTCGGACGGCTTATAAATGTTGTTGGCGAGCCGATTGATGAAGCGGGACCGATTGAGTGCGACGAGAGGTGGCCAATTCACCGTCCGGCGCCGGAGTTTGTTGACCAGAGCACAAAACTTGAGCTTTTTGAGACCGGAATCAAGGTCATAGATTTGCTTGCACCGTTTCTGAGAGGAGGAAAAATCGGACTGTTCGGCGGCGCGGGAGTTGGTAAAACAGTTCTTCTTATGGAGTTGATAAACAATGTCGCGAAGGAGTACGGCGGCGTTTCAGTTTTCGGCGGAGTGGGTGAAAGAACCCGCGAGGGCAACGATTTGTGGATGGAGATGAAGGAGTCCGGGGTTCTCGACAACACGGGTCTTGTTTTCGGGCAGATGAATGAGCCGCCCGGAGCCCGTGCGCGAGTTGCGCTGACGGCGCTTACACTCGCGGAGTATTTCAGGGACGCGAAAAATCAGGATGTTCTTCTGTTCATAGACAACATTTTCCGCTTCACACAGGCGGGTTCGGAGGTGTCTGCGCTTCTCGGGCGCACGCCTTCGGCGGTTGGTTATCAGCCGACTCTTTCCACCGACCTTGGAGAGTTACAGGAGCGAATTACCTCTACGGTAAACGGCTCAATTACTTCAGTGCAGGCGATATACGTTCCGGCGGACGATCTTACGGACCCTGCTCCGGCAACCACTTTCGCGCATCTGGATGGCACAATAGTGCTTTCCCGCCAGTTGACCGAACTCGGTATATATCCGGCGGTTGACCCTCTTGACTCAACTTCGCGCATTCTTGAGCCGAAGGTTGTGGGCGAAGAGCACTACAGGGTGGCGCGTAATGTGCAGGAAGTTCTTCAACGCTACAAGCAGTTGCAGGAGATAATTGCCATTCTTGGTATGGACGAGCTTTCCGAGGAAGACAAAATCACGGTTTCCAGAGCCAGAAAGATGCAGAGATTTCTCTCGCAACCGTTTTTTGTCGCCCAGCAATTCACGGGAACCCCGGGCCAATACGTCCCCATTAAGGACACAATCAAGGCGTTTAACGAGATACTTTCAGGCGCTATGGACGATGTTCCCGAGCAGGCTTTCTATATGGTGGGCGGAATAGAGGAAGTTCGGGAGAAGGCGTCAAAAATGGTTGCCTGA
- the atpA gene encoding F0F1 ATP synthase subunit alpha: MQDTIKVDDVGEILKKRISGYERSFETSEVGTVISVGDGIARVYGLDNVVAGELVEFSGSIRGLVLNLEEDNVGVALFGEEKEINQGDIVKRTGSIAALPVGDAMLGRVVNSLGIPVDGKGAIQTSEVRSLELKAPGVVFRKSVNEPLQTGVKAIDAMIPIGRGQRELILGDRQTGKTAIAIDTIINQKGGDVYCIYVAIGQKKSNVAQVVDKLKQHGAMEYTTVVTASASEPAPFQFIAPYAGCALGEYFRDNGKHALVIYDDLTKHAWSYRQLSLLLKRPPGREAYPGDVFYLHSRLLERAAKIRDEDGGGSLTALPIIETQAGDVSAYIPTNVISITDGQIYLESNLFYSGVRPAINVGLSVSRVGGSAQVKAMKKVAGTLRLELAQYREVEAFSQFASDLDKITQDQLARGVRLVEILKQDQFVPLAVEKQVISIFAVTKGYLDEYPVSSVRAYEKELFDFFEAKHRGLLDEIRDKKEISDELEPRVISALDELKSQTAGLAQEG; this comes from the coding sequence ATGCAAGACACCATAAAAGTTGATGATGTTGGCGAGATACTCAAAAAGAGAATAAGCGGCTACGAGCGCAGTTTTGAAACCTCGGAGGTTGGAACCGTTATTTCAGTCGGGGACGGCATTGCGAGGGTCTACGGGCTTGACAACGTGGTCGCGGGCGAACTTGTTGAGTTTTCGGGCAGCATCAGAGGGCTTGTTCTCAACCTTGAGGAAGACAACGTCGGGGTCGCGCTTTTCGGAGAAGAGAAGGAAATCAATCAGGGTGACATCGTGAAGCGCACGGGGAGCATCGCCGCGCTTCCGGTTGGTGACGCTATGCTCGGCAGAGTCGTGAACTCGCTTGGGATTCCGGTGGATGGCAAGGGCGCAATTCAAACATCCGAGGTACGCAGCCTTGAACTCAAAGCGCCGGGTGTTGTTTTCAGAAAATCCGTCAACGAGCCTCTTCAAACCGGCGTTAAAGCCATAGACGCGATGATTCCCATCGGCAGGGGACAGAGGGAGCTTATTCTTGGTGACCGGCAGACTGGCAAAACCGCCATCGCCATTGACACCATAATCAACCAGAAGGGCGGAGATGTTTACTGTATCTATGTTGCGATTGGTCAGAAAAAATCCAATGTGGCGCAAGTTGTGGACAAACTCAAACAGCACGGCGCGATGGAATACACAACCGTTGTTACAGCTTCGGCGAGTGAGCCGGCGCCGTTTCAGTTTATTGCGCCCTATGCGGGTTGCGCGCTCGGTGAATACTTCAGGGACAACGGCAAACACGCGCTTGTAATCTATGACGACCTCACAAAACACGCGTGGTCTTACAGGCAGCTTTCGCTTCTGCTCAAACGCCCTCCGGGAAGGGAGGCATATCCGGGAGATGTGTTTTATTTGCACTCGCGTCTTCTTGAGCGCGCCGCGAAGATAAGAGACGAGGACGGCGGCGGCTCACTTACGGCGTTGCCTATTATTGAAACGCAGGCGGGAGACGTGTCCGCCTATATTCCGACAAACGTAATCTCCATAACCGATGGGCAGATTTATCTTGAGAGCAACCTTTTCTATTCGGGCGTGAGGCCCGCGATTAACGTGGGGCTTTCGGTTTCAAGGGTCGGCGGGTCCGCGCAGGTTAAGGCGATGAAGAAGGTCGCTGGAACATTGCGGCTTGAGCTTGCGCAGTACCGCGAGGTTGAGGCGTTTTCACAGTTTGCTTCCGACCTTGATAAAATCACGCAGGACCAGCTTGCCAGAGGTGTGAGGCTTGTTGAGATTCTCAAACAGGATCAGTTTGTGCCGCTTGCGGTGGAGAAACAGGTAATTTCCATATTCGCTGTTACAAAGGGATATCTGGACGAATATCCAGTTTCTTCGGTGCGCGCTTATGAAAAAGAACTTTTTGACTTTTTTGAAGCCAAACACAGAGGGCTTCTTGACGAAATCAGGGACAAGAAAGAGATTTCAGACGAGTTGGAGCCTCGTGTAATCTCCGCTCTTGACGAACTGAAATCACAGACCGCCGGGCTTGCGCAGGAAGGATAG
- the atpG gene encoding ATP synthase F1 subunit gamma, with protein MPSLKQINTKIASAKGTRRIMSAMKLIAAVKLQRTQSLLKSHRVYVEAYEKIASGVLSVCEPNAHPLLYRPEEPKSAHVVFLTSDRGLCGNFNNVLIKGLDAMVSERGLSKEDLKMTFIGNKGRDFFSPRGFLQGSYYTGVNEENYADIAGELVSLLSKEFSERETDEVILVHSSFISALSRQTVFETVLPVEIPPAPEGETQDCIFEPSRQEIVDDLIPGSLRLRIESAVLESLTSEHAARMTAMENATNNADELIKNLTLLFNKTRQAIITTELMDIVNGTEALRDGGEN; from the coding sequence ATGCCAAGTCTTAAACAGATAAACACGAAGATAGCCAGCGCGAAAGGCACAAGGCGCATAATGAGCGCCATGAAGCTGATTGCGGCTGTAAAACTGCAGAGAACGCAGTCTCTTCTGAAATCGCACCGCGTTTACGTTGAGGCTTATGAGAAAATCGCCTCGGGCGTTTTGAGCGTTTGCGAGCCAAACGCGCACCCGCTTCTTTACCGTCCCGAAGAACCGAAGAGTGCTCATGTGGTGTTTCTTACCTCCGACAGGGGACTTTGCGGGAACTTCAACAATGTGCTCATCAAGGGGCTTGACGCAATGGTTTCCGAGCGCGGTTTAAGCAAAGAGGATTTGAAAATGACCTTTATCGGCAACAAAGGCAGGGACTTCTTTTCGCCGCGCGGATTTTTACAGGGCTCTTACTACACTGGCGTGAATGAGGAAAACTACGCCGACATCGCGGGAGAACTCGTGTCTCTTCTCTCAAAGGAATTTTCAGAGAGGGAGACTGACGAAGTGATTCTGGTGCACAGCAGTTTTATTTCCGCGCTGTCCAGGCAGACCGTTTTTGAGACCGTGCTTCCGGTTGAAATTCCGCCCGCGCCTGAAGGGGAGACTCAGGACTGCATTTTTGAACCGTCAAGGCAGGAGATAGTAGACGATTTGATTCCGGGCAGTTTGCGGCTCAGGATTGAAAGCGCTGTGCTTGAGTCGCTCACGAGTGAGCACGCCGCGCGCATGACTGCGATGGAAAACGCCACGAATAACGCTGATGAACTTATAAAAAACCTCACATTGCTGTTTAACAAAACAAGGCAGGCGATAATAACCACCGAGCTTATGGATATTGTTAACGGAACCGAAGCATTGAGAGATGGAGGAGAAAATTAG
- the atpC gene encoding ATP synthase F1 subunit epsilon yields MTVGIFKLAQNLTLKVITPAGLALEAPVETVVLKGDLGEFGVLAGHVAMVSNIVSGRIRYVDEQGEKTLIAHGGISEVRDNTVTILTQTLENPDEIDVAEAIKEFEEIESRLESGFLGEEEQERLSDRLQIVRARAGM; encoded by the coding sequence CTGACGGTGGGGATATTCAAGTTGGCGCAAAACCTCACACTGAAAGTTATCACTCCGGCCGGGCTCGCTCTTGAAGCCCCGGTTGAAACTGTTGTTCTCAAAGGCGATTTGGGAGAGTTCGGCGTACTTGCGGGTCATGTTGCTATGGTGTCAAACATCGTGTCGGGAAGAATCAGGTATGTGGATGAGCAGGGCGAGAAAACCCTTATCGCTCACGGCGGCATATCTGAAGTCAGAGACAACACCGTAACGATTCTGACGCAAACCTTGGAAAACCCGGACGAGATTGACGTTGCCGAAGCCATTAAAGAATTTGAAGAGATTGAAAGTCGCCTTGAATCCGGTTTTCTCGGCGAAGAAGAACAAGAACGCCTGTCCGACCGTCTTCAGATTGTCCGCGCTCGTGCGGGAATGTAG